The following proteins are co-located in the Legionella busanensis genome:
- a CDS encoding GntR family transcriptional regulator codes for MLNKLRKQTKASQITEKLRQDILRGYFAPGTKLQLENLKQKYGVGFSPLREALSRLITNGLVHFKEQCGFCVPTLSLDELYDIYTNRMRIENIALELAIENGDDHWEAEIIACWYRYSKFMKTNDTLDSYTWHAMEKEFSSTLIKACKSPWLLKMKDILYENAARYHFLCLSRHNTNRETILAYIHDCQDLVNAVIARDKIKSLEISNRAWQSSIQIMSTELKKHIHLLPHKPFVNSLQNMD; via the coding sequence ATGCTAAATAAATTAAGAAAACAAACTAAAGCATCGCAAATTACAGAGAAGTTACGTCAAGACATACTGAGGGGTTATTTTGCGCCAGGCACTAAATTACAGTTAGAGAACTTAAAACAAAAATATGGTGTTGGCTTTAGCCCACTGCGAGAGGCACTATCTCGCTTAATAACAAATGGACTCGTTCATTTTAAAGAACAGTGCGGCTTTTGTGTACCAACTCTCTCCTTAGACGAGTTATATGATATTTACACAAACAGAATGCGTATTGAAAACATAGCATTAGAGTTAGCCATTGAAAATGGTGATGACCATTGGGAAGCAGAAATCATAGCTTGCTGGTATCGATATTCAAAATTTATGAAAACCAATGATACTCTCGATTCGTATACCTGGCATGCTATGGAAAAAGAATTTAGCTCTACATTGATTAAGGCATGCAAATCACCTTGGTTACTTAAAATGAAGGATATTCTTTATGAAAATGCTGCTCGTTATCATTTTTTGTGCTTAAGCCGTCATAATACTAACCGAGAAACTATTCTTGCATACATTCATGACTGTCAGGATTTGGTGAATGCTGTCATTGCTAGGGATAAAATAAAATCCCTAGAAATTTCAAATAGAGCTTGGCAATCTTCTATTCAAATTATGTCTACTGAATTAAAAAAACATATCCATTTATTGCCTCATAAACCATTCGTTAATTCATTGCAAAATATGGACTAA